One window of the Sulfitobacter sp. HNIBRBA3233 genome contains the following:
- a CDS encoding ABC transporter permease, with translation MSVQPDNRFVDTEPWTDHGDLSAPERAEFDAPSYVLIWRKFRRHKLGLISGLFLLLCYLTLPVAGFIAPYAPNERSADYLYHPPQSIHLWHEGDFIGPFVYATTAEADLVNYRWRYTEDASTPKPLEYFCEGETYRLFGLIPSDTHLFCAPEDATVFLWGSDRLGRDVFSRILYGAQLSLTVGLIGITVSFTLGIFFGALAGYFGGRTDWFINRVIEILRSLPELPLWLALSAAVPSNWGPVAVFFIISIILGILDWPGLARAVRAKFLSLREEEYVRAAEMMGARPGRVIRRHLLPNFMSHLIASATLSIPAMILGETALSFLGLGLRAPAVSWGVMLNDAQNLASIEIYPWTAIPMLPIIVVVLAFNFLGDGLRASLDPYRN, from the coding sequence ATGAGCGTCCAGCCCGACAACCGCTTTGTCGATACCGAGCCATGGACAGACCACGGCGACCTGTCGGCGCCGGAACGTGCCGAATTCGACGCGCCAAGCTACGTGCTCATCTGGCGCAAGTTCCGCCGTCACAAGCTGGGCCTGATTTCGGGGCTGTTCCTGCTATTGTGCTACCTGACGCTGCCGGTGGCGGGGTTCATCGCACCCTATGCCCCGAACGAGCGCAGCGCCGATTACCTCTATCATCCGCCACAATCGATCCACCTGTGGCACGAGGGTGATTTTATCGGCCCCTTCGTCTATGCCACCACCGCCGAGGCGGATCTGGTCAACTACCGCTGGCGCTACACCGAAGACGCCAGCACGCCGAAGCCCCTCGAATACTTCTGCGAGGGCGAGACCTATCGCCTCTTCGGACTTATCCCCTCCGACACGCATCTCTTCTGCGCCCCCGAAGACGCGACGGTTTTCCTGTGGGGCTCCGACAGGCTTGGCCGCGATGTCTTCAGCCGCATCCTCTACGGGGCACAGCTGTCGCTGACCGTGGGGCTGATCGGCATCACAGTCAGCTTCACCCTGGGCATCTTTTTCGGCGCCCTTGCGGGCTATTTCGGCGGACGCACGGACTGGTTCATCAACCGCGTGATCGAGATCCTGCGCTCGCTGCCGGAACTGCCCCTGTGGCTGGCCCTCTCTGCCGCGGTGCCCTCGAACTGGGGGCCGGTCGCCGTCTTCTTTATCATCTCGATCATCCTTGGCATTCTCGACTGGCCTGGCCTTGCGCGCGCGGTCAGGGCAAAGTTCCTGTCCCTGCGCGAGGAGGAATACGTGCGCGCCGCCGAGATGATGGGCGCCCGCCCCGGTCGCGTCATTCGCCGTCATTTGTTGCCGAACTTCATGTCTCACCTGATCGCCAGCGCCACCCTGTCGATCCCGGCGATGATCCTCGGCGAAACAGCGCTGAGCTTTCTCGGTCTGGGGCTGCGTGCCCCCGCCGTCAGTTGGGGGGTGATGCTCAACGACGCGCAGAACCTCGCCAGCATCGAAATCTACCCCTGGACCGCGATCCCCATGCTGCCGATCATCGTGGTGGTGCTCGCGTTCAACTTCCTCGGGGATGGCCTGCGTGCGTCGCTCGACCCCTACCGCAACTGA
- a CDS encoding ABC transporter permease codes for MMLLRYAVSRIATMLLTLWVVSVLVFVIINLPPGDYLSNQIAELRATGQAEGVAKAEFLRTEYALDRPIWEQYLIWVGFAPGPQGFSGLIQGNFGWSFEFDRPVGEIVGDALWLTVLVNLAAVLFVYLVALPLGVLAAARSETWVDYTAGFVGYLGLATPNFLLALMLFYYGHKYFDLPIGGLMAPQFEGEPMSWAKVKSILVHLIVPTFVIGTSGAAAMMQRLRANMLDELSKPYVETAIAKGMKPSKMLRKYPLRMAFNPFVADIGNLLPAMVSGSVLVSVVLGLQTIGPYLLTALRSQDQFLAGFVLMFVAFLTLVGTMISDMLLVLLDPRIRMGNTRT; via the coding sequence ATGATGCTGCTGCGCTATGCCGTGTCGCGGATCGCGACGATGCTGCTGACCCTGTGGGTGGTATCGGTGCTGGTCTTCGTCATCATCAACCTGCCGCCCGGCGACTACCTCAGCAACCAGATCGCCGAACTGCGCGCCACCGGCCAGGCCGAGGGCGTGGCGAAGGCCGAATTCCTGCGCACGGAATACGCGCTCGACCGGCCGATCTGGGAGCAATACCTGATCTGGGTCGGCTTCGCCCCCGGCCCGCAGGGCTTTTCGGGGCTGATACAGGGCAACTTCGGCTGGTCTTTCGAATTCGACCGCCCCGTGGGTGAAATCGTTGGCGATGCCCTGTGGCTGACGGTTCTGGTCAATCTGGCCGCTGTGCTGTTTGTCTATCTGGTGGCGCTGCCGCTCGGCGTTCTGGCTGCGGCCCGGTCCGAAACATGGGTCGATTACACGGCGGGTTTCGTGGGCTATCTGGGCCTTGCCACGCCGAACTTCCTGCTGGCGCTGATGCTGTTCTACTACGGGCATAAATACTTCGATCTGCCCATCGGCGGCCTGATGGCCCCGCAGTTCGAGGGCGAGCCGATGTCATGGGCCAAGGTCAAATCCATCCTTGTGCACCTGATCGTTCCGACATTCGTGATCGGGACGTCCGGTGCAGCCGCGATGATGCAGCGCCTGCGTGCCAACATGCTGGATGAACTCAGCAAACCCTACGTCGAAACCGCCATCGCGAAGGGCATGAAACCATCGAAGATGCTGCGCAAATATCCCCTGCGCATGGCGTTCAATCCTTTCGTTGCGGATATCGGCAACCTGCTGCCGGCCATGGTTTCCGGGTCGGTGCTCGTGTCGGTGGTTCTGGGCCTGCAAACGATCGGCCCCTATCTGCTGACCGCCCTGAGAAGTCAGGACCAGTTCCTCGCGGGGTTCGTGCTGATGTTCGTGGCGTTCCTCACGCTGGTGGGCACGATGATATCTGACATGCTGCTGGTCCTGCTCGATCCGCGGATCCGCATGGGGAACACCCGCACATGA